A single genomic interval of Apteryx mantelli isolate bAptMan1 chromosome 19, bAptMan1.hap1, whole genome shotgun sequence harbors:
- the TEPSIN gene encoding AP-4 complex accessory subunit tepsin: MAAPLRDRLSFLSRLPMLLKGTADDDAPCPGYLLEEITKISHESPGSSQCLLEYLLNRLQSNSCHVKLKVLKILLHTCAQGSPQFILQLKRNAAFIREAAVFAGPPDPLHGNSLNQKVRVAAQDLASVLFSDALLPQPAALPARPLPPAGMGSKSSPCSALQGFGFSSEKSGAASTGEALLSTIQRAAEAVANAVLPSQEGPRLRRRELHEDAYQPVSAPPPGRSATGSAKLPAAAAAHSVRVSHQPGLAGGGWEEMDSGHSSQDSSQESGELSRTSDSYSKSGSDSHSGASRELANVAERVDADSLGDCVREVSLVTALTRGARVFLTREEAQHFVKECGLLNCEVVLELLSRALEDPSESVRMRSMCAISSLMCSDLLSLDQIFAMTRQHLQQLSQGSPGPVANRATKILRQFEALCRGCPSPKSSQPDADPSVLAAGSAQCTQDLLTDIPPLTGESILKPVSVAPLPVAAPVCVGEQGVEVEQSSVTVPTCPRNPEAASRLGEIPGHTAGAAAPSRSLSLFAGMELVARPGLVLSQDSPPAEPWTLSHPGDAGASSQTDAECSREPSAFSFLNM; this comes from the exons AtggcggcgccgctgcgggaCCGGCTGAGTTTTCTGAGCCGG CTGCCCATGCTGCTCAAGGGCACCGCGGATGACGACGCGCCCTGCCCCGGCTACCTGCTCGAGGAGATCACCA AGATCTCCCACGAGTCCCCTGGCAGCAGCCAGTGCCTCCTGGAGTATCTGCTCAACCGGCTGCAGAGCAACTCCTGCCACGTCAAGCTGAAG GTGCTGAAGATCTTGCTGCACACGTGCGCTCAGGGCTCCCCCCAGTTCATCCTGCAGCTGAAGAGGAATGCCGCCTTCATCCGAGAGGCAGCAG TGTTTGCCGGGCCCCCGGACCCCCTCCATGGCAACAGTTTGAACCAGAAGGTCCGGGTGGCTGCGCAG GACTTGGCCAGCGTTCTCTTTTCGGATGCTCTGCTCCCCCAGCCCGCTGCGCTGCCTGCCCGCCCCCTGCCTCCTGCAG GGATGGGCTCCAAATCGAGCCCCTGCAGCGCCTTGCAAGGATTCGGCTTCAGCAGTGAGAAGAGCGGCGCCG CCTCCACAGGTGAAGCCCTGCTCAGCACCATCCAGCGAGCGGCCGAAGCGGTGGCCAACgctgtgctcccctcccaggaGGGGCCCCGGCTGCGTCGCAGGGAGCTCCACGAAGACGCCTACCAGCCCGTGTCGGCACCCCCTCCCGGGAGGAGCGCGACGGGATCCGCCAAGCTGCCGGCAGCCGCGGCAGCACACAGCGTCCGAG TGAGTCACCAGCCGGGGCTGGCCGGGGGCGGCTGGGAAGAGATGGACAGCGGGCACAGCTCCCAGGACTCCTCACAGGAGAGCGGCGAGCTGAGCCGCACCTCGGACTCCTACAGCAAGTCGGGCAGCGACAGCCACTCCGGGGCCAGCCGGGAGCTGGCGAACGTGGCTGAGAG AGTGGATGCTGACAGCCTGGGTGACTGCGTGCGGGAGGTGAGCCTGGTGACGGCGCTGACCCGCGGCGCCAGGGTCTTCCTGACCAGGGAGGAGGCGCAGCACTTTGTCAAGGA GTGTGGGCTGCTGAACTGCGAGGTGGTGCTGGAGCTGCTGAGCCGGGCCCTGGAGGACCCCAGCGAGAGCGTCCGCATG CGGTCCATGTGTGCCATCTCGTCCCTCATGTGCTCCGACCTGCTCTCGCTGGATCAGATCTTTGCAATGACTCGACAGCACCTGCAGCAGCTCAGCcaaggcagccccggccccgtggCCAACCGAGCGACGAAG ATCCTGCGGCAGTTCGAGGCTctgtgcagaggctgcccttcgcCAAAGAGCTCACAACCGGACGCGGACCCCtccgtcctcgccgcgggctcgGCCCAGTGCACCCAGGACTTGCTGACGGACATCCCGCCCCTGACAGGCGAGAGCATCCTCAAGCCCGTGAGCGTAGCCCCGCTCCCCGTGGCCGCACCGGTCTGCGTGGGAGAGCAGGGGGTGGAAGTGGAGCAGTCCAGCGTCACAGTGCCAACCTGTCCCCGCAACccggaggcagcgagcagactgGGAGAGATCCCGGGGCATACGGCAGGTGCTGCTGCACCCTCCCGGAGCCTGTCCCTCTTTGCTGGCATGGAGCTGGTGGCCCGTCCTGGCCTGGTGCTTTCCCAGGACTCTCCCCCCGCAGAGCCGTGGACACTGTCCCATCCTGGGGACGCTGGTGCTTCAAGTCAGACAGATGCGGAGTGCAGCAGGGAACCATCTGCCTTCTCCTTTCTCAACATGTAG